Proteins co-encoded in one Solea senegalensis isolate Sse05_10M linkage group LG8, IFAPA_SoseM_1, whole genome shotgun sequence genomic window:
- the arhgef12a gene encoding rho guanine nucleotide exchange factor 12 isoform X3: MSDTQSSFTDRFPKKANRTSSILSKDHPPDKKPKSDKSSLLSNEFDPTGLVQRCVIIQRDENGFGLTVSGDNPVFVQLVKEDGAAMRAGVQTGDRIIKVNGTLVTHSNHIEVVKLIKSGSYVALTVLGRPPGLAQIPLTEAESEMVGISISSPNSPATERPYSPQGRLSSTHAPWDENSIQKVDTLQKMQELQAMKEEYSKNPSPKLLKDIQEANKHIPRLQGQLFKATGATQEAVPGGDTDDGSMFESQHTLTSKADNSTDMSSWSSTPLSHRFGPGSPASIFPRETSGLSPKSTPRNSFNSCHSPEAEDTTDLDSVSPTTVNSPSSRLVSQIIGAEDDYFDSDQEQTNGQCNSFNSIEQLKSRPAHLAAFLHHVISQFDPAPVLCYLYADFYKQTNSKETRRVFMDLHNFFIDRGANLKVAVPESVSADLDRRRTELIPEEINRQHVQTLQDSLLLDIQKNLEDFRQKRSMGLTVAEGELTKLDQEQVPLERERSYAENIITKIEDILLTTQTTEEEKCTTMQYVIYTYMKHLGVRVKEPRSLESKRVRINFLPKIKIQKIIKSEEEKVKKPRFPSILGPQRRPSRIEAGPVGKALEGRPRPQKQLSQPILGTSEHTETSRLRGSQSSEGSELTHSMSVNTSSPNSTTCSSDTSRDADTGGTPTSGPHRLSDGLQSDSLDGLPYPVAHNDLYSLDQLQEDDRESDKVHEGTPKALRRLEGLGPADVQSEDDQGTDSEHDPPNWQQLVGREVLAGLRPHEIKRQEVINELFYTERAHVRKLRVLDHVFYQKLSKEAILPPADIKNIFSNLEEILQLHVSVLEQMVAVRKRNESSVIDLIGDDLLSWFSGGEEEKIKQAVGTFCSNQPFALEIIKTKQKKDSRFSSFIQEAESNRLCRRLQLKDIIPVEMQRFTKYPLLLENIAKYTDNTVEKDKVKQAADCCRKILNHVNHALKVSEDKQRLEDYQRRLDLSSLKQTDNPMILELKNLDLTKKTMVHEGPLSWKVNKDKTIELYTLLLEDILVLLQKQDERLILKCHSKNLAGTADTKHIFSPIIKLNTVLVRSVATDNKSFFVLSMSENGAQIYELMAPTVADQRTWQGLIIQRADAMKVKPHNIIPLPQSDGDRDGVEIIPAGVSRLSRDADRTSTGSTQSTDKESSSPASRSAMQSSLSGNNPFESVKAAEEEEEEGFVDPELPYQVAEDCRGGDSFNAFPSRADEALKTLAALKQVLVTQLMSQEAAEQSNRSTGARLLRTTSLRTPIDSRSRVMVHNGSEKNSCQTEDPVQDLGSGDTGFFDSPDDYAGYLVLEGYSGPGESSTDDDILASATGKQLRTSQGCAADSGINLRFSSTSQAGSLSSFSRQVLSHLRNLQSNLNYLKEVEAKYNNLIRQRPDRPTADTDGNKDKR, from the exons ATGAGTGACACACAGTCTAGCTTCACTGACAG GTTTCCCAAGAAAGCGAACAG AACCAGCAGCATTCTCAGTAAAGACCATCCCCCAGACAAGAAACCCAAAAGTGACAAATCCTCACTTCTCTCCAATGAGTTTGACCCTACAG GTCTGGTCCAGCGATGTGTAATCATCCAGAGAGATGAAAATGGCTTTGGGCTCACGGTCAGCGGTGACAACCCAGTATTTGTGCAGCTTGTCAAAGAAG ATGGGGCTGCTATGCGAGCAGGTGTTCAGACAGGAGACAGGATCATCAAG GTTAACGGGACTCTTGTTACACATTCTAATCACATAGAAGTGGTGAAGCTTATCAAAT CGGGCTCCTATGTGGCCCTCACAGTGTTGGGGCGCCCTCCAGGGCTCGCCCAGATCCCTCTGACTGAAGCTGAGTCTGAAATGGTGGGCATTAGTATTTCTTCTCCAAACTCTCCAGCAACAGAACGCCCGTACAGTCCTCAGGGCAGACTCTCTTCTACACATGCACCATGG GATGAAAATAGCATCCAGAAGGTTGACACCTTGCAAAAGATGCAGGAGTTGCAG GCTATGAAGGAGGAGTACAGCAAGAACCCCTCCCCCAAACTACTGAAAGACATCCAGGAAGCTAATAAACACATTCCTCGGCTGCAGGGTCAGCTCTTCAAGGCCACTGGGGCAACACAG GAGGCTGTTCCAGGTGGTGATACAGATGATGGTAGCATGTTCGAATCACAACACACTCTCACCTCCAAGGCAGACAACAGCACAGACATGTCCTCCTGGAGCAGCACTCCT TTATCCCACAGATTTGGGCCTGGATCTCCTGCCAGTATTTTTCCAAGAGAGACATCTGGCCTCAGCCCAAAGAGCACACCCAGGAACAGCTTCAATTCCTGTCACTCCCCAGAGGCAGAAGACACCACGGACCTG GACTCGGTGTCCCCTACCACAGTCAACAGTCCCTCTTCCCGACTTGTCTCACAAATCATTGGAGCCGAGGACGATTATTTTGATTCAGACCAAGAACAG ACAAATGGCCAATGTAACAGCTTTAACAGCATTGAACAGCTCAAGTCCCGGCCTGCCCACCTTGCAGCCTTTCTTCACCATGTCATCTCTCAGTTTGACCCTGCTCCTGTG CTGTGCTACCTCTATGCTGACTTCTACAAGCAGACCAACTCCAAAGAGACCAGGCGGGTGTTCATGGACCTCCACAATTTCTTCATTGACCGAGGAGCA aatttgAAAGTTGCTGTTCCCGAATCCGTCTCTGCCGATCTTG ACCGGCGGCGGACAGAGCTGATCCCAGAGGAAATAAACAGACAACATGTTCAAACACTGCAGGACTCTCTGCTCCTTGACATTCAGAAGAACCTTGAGGATTTCAG GCAGAAGCGCAGCATGGGTCTAACAGTGGCTGAAGGAGAACTGACCAAACTGGACCAAGAGCAAGTCCCTCTGGAGCGAGAGCGTTCATATGCTGAAAACATCATCACCAAGATAGAGGATATCCT ATTAACTACTCAgaccacagaggaagagaaatg caCTACAATGCAGTATGTCATCTATACATACATGAAGCACCTTGGAGTGAGGGTCAAAGAACCTCGCAGCCTTGAGTCCAAACGGGTCCGGATAAACTTTCTCCCCAAGATCAAG ATACAGAAAATCATAAAGTCAGAAGAAGAGAAGGTGAAGAAACCCAGATTTCCCAGTATCCTCGGACCCCAGCGTCGGCCAAGCCGCATTGAAGCGGGGCCAG TGGGTAAAGCCTTGGAGGGTCGCCCCCGTCCTCAGAAACAACTATCACAGCCTATACTGGGGACCAGTGAACACACGGAAACAAGTCGTTTAAGAGGCAGCCAATCGAGCGAGGGCTCTGAACTCACGCACTCCATGTCTGTCAACACTTCATCGCCAAACAGCACCACCTGCAGCTCAGATACGAGTCGAGATGCTGATACAG GTGGAACTCCGACCTCAGGCCCACACAGACTAAGTGACGGCCTTCAGTCTGACTCCCTGGACGGGCTGCCATACCCTGTTGCGCACAATGACCTTTACAGCCTGGACCAACTGCAAGAGGATGACAGAGAAAGTGACAA AGTTCACGAGGGAACACCAAAAGCCTTAAGAAG gcTTGAGGGACTGGGTCCAGCTGACGTCCAGAGTGAGGACGACCAGGGAACAGACTCTGAGCATGATCCGCCGAACTGGCAGCAGCTGGTGGGGAGAGAAGTCCTGGCCGGTCTTCGGCCTCATGAAATAAAGAGACAGGAAGTTATTAATG AGCTGTTTTACACAGAGCGAGCACACGTACGGAAGCTGAGGGTTTTGGACCACGTTTTCTACCAGAAGCTCTCCAAAGAGGCCATCCTGCCTCCTGCTGACATCAAGAACATCTTCTCCAACTTGGAGGAGATTCTACAGTTGCATG TGTCCGTACTGGAGCAAATGGTTGCAGTTCGGAAGAGAAATGAGTCGTCAGTAATTGATCTGATAGGAGATGACTTACTCTCTTGG TTCAgcggtggagaggaggagaagatcaAGCAGGCAGTGGGGACGTTCTGCAGTAATCAGCCATTTGCTCTGGAGATCATCAAGACCAAGCAGAAGAAAGACTCAAGGTTCTCGTCTTTCATCCAG GAGGCAGAGAGCAACCGACTGTGTCGCCGGCTGCAGCTTAAAGATATCATTCCTGTCGAGATGCAGCGGTTCACCAAGTATCCTCTGCTACTCGAAAACATCGCCAAGTACACAG ACAATACAGTGGAAAAGGACAAAGTGAAGCAGGCGGCAGACTGCTGTAGGAAGATCCTAAATCATGTCAACCATGCTTTGAAGGTGTCTGAGGACAAGCAG AGGCTGGAGGATTATCAGAGAAGACTTGACCTCTCCTCTCTGAAGCAGACAGACAATCCTATGATCCTGGAGCTAAAG AACCTGGATCTGACCAAGAAAACAATGGTGCACGAGGGACCACTGTCATGGAAAGTGAACAAGGACAAGACTATTG AGTTGTACACTCTCCTCCTGGAGGACATCCTGGTTCTGCTTCAGAAGCAAGACGAGCGTCTGATCCTCAAGTGTCACAGCAAAAACCTGGCAGGCACTGCCGATACCAAACATATCTTTAGCCCCATCATCAAACTCAACACGGTGCTGGTGCGCTCAGTGGCCACAG ACAACAAGTCATTCTTCGTCCTCTCCATGTCAGAAAATGGAGCCCAGATCTATGAGTTGATGGCACCCACAGTTGCAGACCAGAGAAC GTGGCAGGGTCTAATTATCCAGAGAGCGGACGCCATGAAAGTCAAACCTCACAACATCATACCATTACCTCAGAGCGA CGGGGACAGAGACGGAGTGGAAATCATCCCAGCCGGTGTTTCCAGGCTGAGTCGAGATGCGGACCGCACATCCACCGGCAGCACCCAGTCCACAG ATAAAGAGAGCAGCAGTCCAGCCTCTAGAAGCGCAATGCAGAGCTCTCTATCTGGTAATAATCCATTTGAGAGCGTGAAGGCAgcggaagaagaggaagaggaaggttTTGTGGACCCGGAGCTTCCTTACCAAGTGGCTGAAGATTGCAGAGGAGGAGACTCGTTTAACGCGTTTCCCTCCAGAGCAGACGAAgcactgaaaacat TGGCAGCATTAAAGCAGGTGTTGGTGACCCAGTTAATGTCCCAGGAAGCTGCGGAGCAATCCAATCGCTCCACGGGGGCTCGTCTCCTCAGGACCACCTCTCTGCGGACCCCTATTGACAGCCGTTCACGGGTGATGGTCCACAACGGCTCAGAGAAAAACAGCTGTCAAACGGAGGACCCAGTCCAGGACCTGGGCTCCGGGGACACAGGCTTTTTCGACTCTCCCGACGACTATG CAGGATACTTGGTCCTGGAGGGTTACAGTGGCCCAGGAGAGAGCAGCACAGATGATGACATCTTGGCATCCGCCACAGGGAAGCAGCTGAGGACCTCACAAGGCTGTGCCGCAGACTCTGGCATCAATTTGAGGTTTTCTTCCACATCGCAGGCCGGCAGCCTCTCCTCTTTCAGCAGACAAGTTCTGTCTCACCTCAGAAACCTTCAGTCCAACCTAAACTACTTGAAG gAGGTTGAGGCCAAGTATAATAATCTAATACGCCAAAGGCCAGATCGGCCAACAGCAGACACGGACGGAAACAAAG ATAAGAGATAG